DNA sequence from the Pungitius pungitius chromosome 3, fPunPun2.1, whole genome shotgun sequence genome:
GGGCCGTAGCGCGGCACGCTCAGGCGGGGCCCTCTCGCGGCCGGTCAAGCGCCGTCTGATcgaggtcactcggcgttgcctgcgggctctggcccagggggcagacaccctgtcgagacAGACCTTTGGACTTTTTTACCTCCAGAGAGatttctctttgtcctctgtggttctccctggttgctctgctcccaggggttcttgagagggtccgtcaggacgatggcctactgctagtagccccgctctggccggccctagtatggttcgcggaccttttgtTGAgccccatcagggtggacctgctgtctcaggcgtcggggtccatcatTCACCCTCtcctcgagctatggaaaccatgggcgtggccctcgaggggacccgcctcttaggatccggtctctcgaccgaggtcgtggagaccatcctccactccagaacCCCCGctacgaggaaggcgtatgctggtagatggaggctttttgccacttggtgtggggaatgacagctggacccagttaactgcccaatCGGTTCAGtcctggagttcctgcaggaacattttgccacaggtttatccccgtcgactatcaaggtatatgtggtggccctgtcggcaacccatgcctcactagatgggcgttctctggggagacacccactggtatcccgcttccttcgtggcaccctgaggctaaggccagcagccagcactttTCCGTCCAttccgtcctgggacttggccatcgtactagagggtctctccggtgctcccttcgagcccatggcagaggtcgcagtgaagtatgtggctcttaagaccctcttcctgcttgctactTCTTCCCttaaaagagttggagatatacaagccctctcggtggccccatcgtgcttggaatttgcacccggtatggtgaaggcgttcttactaccttcccccggctatattcctaaggtcccgtccgctacggtcgggcctattgtgctgcaggctttctgtcctccaccGTTCCTGATGTCGGACCAGGCGaggctcaacctcctctgcccagtcagagccctagacctctACGTCAGCAGGACCGcgctgtgtaggctctccgaacagttgTTCGTGTGCTTCGGGCctcccaatactgggggcccggtgtctaagcagaggatgagcaagtgggtggttgaggccatcacacttgcttatggctgtccgggcccattctactagggggtatggcggcttctaaagcccttttgtcgaGAAAAGTATCGCTAcgcgacgtttgcatggcggcaggctggtcctctccccacacgttcatGAGATTTTACCGCCTAGACCTTAACTCTACGCATGGCGCTACGCTGCGTACTTTGGGAactttgccatactcccggcttgcccatggcacttgattcggcctttcagagatgaatggccctgcctttcgggtccctttatagcgtcctggtcctggcgtcgccctttgacgtaccagctcgccattggttagatttcacacgtgcttcatgacgcggtcacgcagaggcgttcccacagcgtttttacgcagcgtctcgtttccttcagggaactacggttacatacgtaaccggagatgTTGTTCATcttaattaaatattgtattttgaaAGTGGCAAATTAAGTGACTATACTCAATGAATCAACAGTCATATAAGATTCAGATAAACACTAGATTGTGTCAGTTAATATCAGCAAATAAACCAGGGACATCACTGTTGTAATTCATTCCTGAAGCAGCTTACGTGTTAACAAGCTACTGACTGAGAGCATGGATGCAACTCACCAATTAAATGAATCCCAGCCTCAGTGGCAGCTGGATCAACCTCCCCACAGGACCGGAGTGGCATGGTGCATCATCTAcctttccctctccctcctcctcctcctcctccctttttcttACACCCCTGAGGGggccacagacagacagaaacaaaaactgTACATTGGTTGCTCAATATCAGTGTCTTTGTACATTTACAAGAGCCAAGTAATCACTAACAGTTGTTGGGACCTGACTTTTTAGAGTTACCATAATGTGTTCATAGTTAATATGTCTTCAAATAAGAGCAGCAGTGGTCACTACAAAGATACAGTATGTTCTTGCAACTCAAAAGATGGATAACCCCTCCAACAGAGGATGTTCCTTTACTATCAACAgagataaaattaaaaaaaaacacttggtcGTGGCCCTCAACCTAAACCACCGTCATTGTTTCATGAAGGTCATTCAAAACTATCACGTTGACAAATTGTCACTTTTCACTGGGTTACACACAACAGGGAGCCCAAAATCATACTAATCATTCCGTTTGAAAATTCTTCTGTAGATCTTCTTTATTAAGAAGCTGCTGTAGCACTATCATCAGCCTGACCAGGTGAATGACATTCTACATGGACAATGCAGCGATGCTGCCCTCTTGTGTTTGGTTCGGAAGTACTACAAATACGCAGTATACATGTGTGTCTGAGAGGCCAGCTGGGGTGGACAATGTCAAATAGTATTTAATTTCATGAGTGATGaccaaataatgttttttaattattagatACAAAGTTTgcaacacaaaatgtatttccacCAAAGCTTTGTCACAAACTGGACAGTGTGTATGAATTGACAGATGTACTTACGACACTATTTTCAAGAAGCTAGACATCGTGAGAAGAGGTTAGGCCAATCTGCCACTGCAAGATGCTGTAGTAGAGTGACCTGCTGAGTGTTGAGCGGCTTAAGGTTAAATGAATGTGAAGAACAGAGGCTGCTACAgtagggaggcagggaggcgcTGAGGAGCACTGATGCATGGTGTTAGTCAGGTTGTTAGACGCATTGAGGGACCATGAAGTTGACAGAATAGGTTAACAGTAGGAGAAGCTGAGACATATGGACACTGAGCTGATGATTGTTGTGTGTAGCAAAATTCCCAGAGAGAATCTATTATAAAAGGATACAGCAGCAAGGTGATATGCTAAAAATGTAGGTGTAACGCTCTGCTATTGGATGAATGAGACCAGCtgatatgaaaggaaataatGGGTATTTTGCCCTGGTGCTCTGCAAGGGACACTCTTGTGTCTACACTTGCAATGCAAATTACAGTTGTGCAACTATAATTCTGCTTCCTTGTTTCCTAAGCAGTCAGCAGGTAAAGACataaagaggatgaagaggtcTGTGTAAAGGCTCTTCCTCCTGTAAGACCTTCATCCCAGGGGTACTGTCCAATAGCTAGTATCTTGTCCACACCGCGGCAAGTCTTTGTTTCTATTGGTTAACTTGTCTGTCACTATGGCGGCATTTTACAACTGTTGGCAGATCTGAGACTCACCTGCACCTGCTCACTGTCTCTACAGGGGAGATTTCTACCAACATGTCCTCAGCTGTGGCTTTGCTTCCACAGGCCCCAGACATCAAGTCCTTTTCCAAACACCAGAAATCTACACCACCACAGGCACAACTTCAAGTGCCTTGAGTTTTCTTGAGgaaacattgatatttcagGTATACAGAGCATTCCTGCAGCGTATTCAGGCGAGTCAGTCACAGCCACGGTTCTACCTTACAGTACAGTCTTTCCTTTCCCTCGTCATGTTTCATGTTTTGTCTGTCTCCCAGTGGGTGGGGGGATTTCTTCTAGGTGTCGCTTATTGAGCTACCAGCACATTATCTCTGCCATCAGGCTCTGTTTTTACCCGGTTCTCCAGTCAGTCATCTCATCTCAGATCATCTGGCCATAGTAGTGGTCGTAGTGCAGTGGTCATAGGAGCTTTGGCCGAGCTCAGAGTCAGTTTGTGAAGTTTCCCAGTGTCCCAGAAATAAGATCAACTTAAGATCAGGAGAGTGATCCGTGATTTAGACCACAAAAAGTGGACATTGATTTAAGTATTAGTTATTTAGTTACTGAAGTATCCCGCAAATGAACAGAGTAATTAAATGACACAAGAGGTACACCATCTTTTGGGTGGAGGTATTCGAAAGAATCTGGTTTATGAAGCACCTGCTGATTGCTTGCCTGTTCCTGTTGGCTCTTATCACTCCTGGCTACTTACTACTTTTGCCCTCTGGTGGGGTCTGAGACAGCATCCCTCTGTTAGAGTCTACAAAGTAGTTGCCTTCTGTAATTACAGAGCCATGTGTCTGAAACCGATACAGCAGCCTCTTGCTGCCTGCACTCTGCCAACTGAGTGAGTGGTAACAGAAAATGTCCAGTCACTCGGCTCCTCCTGAggccaaagaagaagaggataAGGGACTAAGGTTTGTCAGACTGACAGAACACAAGAACatttttatgagttttaatTATATTAACTTTAAAAGATACACAATACCCAACAAACTGGGAATTGTTCTTTCTCAATCATAAAGTCTTTGTATTAGGAGTCGTTCAGTTGTTTTTTGAGTAATCAGTTGGGTTGGACGCTAATGGACTCAGTATAATTGTGTTGAGATTTGTGTATGAAGGTTTAGATCTTAGATGACTTGCTCTCGTTAAACTCCATCTTTGCTTTGACTGAAACAGTCCTTTATAACACAAATGGCTCCTGAAAGATTAAGGCTCAGCAAGAGTTGAGCAGCAAGTTGGGTTTACCCACAGGTCAAGTTTTGCACTACAGTAACTCTAAACCACAGGATTGCATTCTGGGATAGTTAGGCGAGAGAAGCAGTTTTTCTTCAACAAAGACATTTGATCTATTCAGTGGCTACATGTCAAATGTAGTTCAGACATAAAACAGTAAATAGTGCACAATGCCATATACAGTGATGCATTGCAGACACACCCTGTATGCCACaaccaatgcatgctgggaaaagaCATCATGACCCGATGCTATGGTTCAGAAGGTACATTAGTAAACGTTTCCCAATACAACTGAAAAAGACAAGACAGGAGAAAGGTCCATTATGACTTTATTTGTTTCGATCTTTGATTAAATGACACAGCTGGATGAAATGGTGTAGAGTTGACCGATATTAAAGTCCAAGTAGAGTGTTTTACATCAACATGAAATCCTAAGGAATATTACAGCCAACATTGTTAATCACCTAAAGCCACTGAGCTCTGTCTGAACTctggtctttttaaaaatgcagagTCAGGTCATTgtgtaataaatgtgtttgctacCTGTTCATTCTACAGCTAACTACATACACGGCCTAAGCACAAATTAAGAGTTAACCACTGGGGTCTCTAGGCAACACAATGACGCTAGCACTTAACATGAAGTTCTTAAAACAAGTACTGCATTGTTCCTGATGAGGTTCTTAAAACAAGTACTGCATTGTTTCTGATGGGCTTTTCAACTTGTCACTTTGGTATTGCATTTATACATTACAATGTTCTGCAAAGAAATAACATGTACAATTGCATAAATATAAAATTGTTCCTTCACGTTTAATGGTTGAAACATTCAGAGAGTTACAACACAATGCTGTGACGAACCCAGCAAATAAATTTCAAAAACTTGAGCCAGCACCGAGGGCCAGACAGCATGCCAGAGTGTAGGAGGCCTCACTCACAACTCTACATCGCAggtaaaaataatcaaaagtaAGGCATGAAACCAAGTGATAAAACCCTTTACCCTTCCCATCGAAATGATTTCACAAAGCAACTAAGAAAAAGGCAAAGTAAAAAGTAATCAGAtgtaaaagacaaataaaaagaggaaagaagttCCCTGGAGTGCAGCCTTTTCCTCACACAGATAAGAAGAGTGCATTgaatgggagtgtgtgtgtgtgcgctcatgttgacacatacacacacacacacacacacacacacacacacacacacacacacacacacacacacacacacacacacacacacacacacacacacacacacacacacacacacacacacacacacacacacacacacacacacacacacacacacacacacacacacacacacacacacacacacacacacacacacacacacaaggaaatgaGGAACAACGTGGTATGGAAGGACCAGTTTTTGCGACTAATGCAAACTCCACTAATAGTGAAACCGAAGAAGGCAGCAATATGCAGAGGGGACAGACACAGCTCGCTACACATTAGAGATGAGATTTATCTTTACAGGCATCAATGAACTATGTCCCATGGCTTGTGGAAAAGTCTCACTTACAgctgaataaatatatttaggcATATTGCTACTTTTCCTCTAAATTACATTATAACACTAGCTAGAAGTGTAGAAGCTAGGGATGAAAGCAGACAAGATTACACATCGGTCCCCTATCaggtttttaattttatttatttattgaagacTATTTGTGATTGACTGAAGCGCTACAGCCCTCCTCCACTCATAATCTCCGCCATCAGATCTGTATTTAGTTAAGGTCAAAGGGGGCCACGGGAAGTGCTATGTTCCTAATGTCGGTCATAAATTGTTAATAGATAACTTGATTTCAAAGCGTCCCTGGTAGCGGTCCTTTTCGCTGTACCCAATGTTGTCTCCGAACACTTTGCACTCAATGCGCAGTTCAGTATTCAAGGTGAGGTTGGTGAACTGCAGAGCCAACAGTGGCTGCAAGTAGTGGGGGTGCAGCAGCTTGCCGTAGTACGGGTAATACTGCAGGGGGAATCCGTCGCCGATACCGTGGTACTTGATCTCACCGATTTTACCAgcatcctcctctctctggaAGGACGAGGAGACACAGCGTGTGGAATGAATAGAACGAACACGAAGGAAGTGCCAACATACACCTGAACTGGAGGAAGGGAACAGGGGGGTACCTTGTTGGTGCAGTAGATGGGGACGACAAAGGGCTGCACCTTGGGTTGAGCCTCTTCAGGGATGCTTTCATTAGAGGTGGGAGGCTGAACGACAGAGACAAGTTAGAAGGATGACTCTTATAGCCAATAAATTAACCATTTCATTCAGAGCCAACTTCCACCTGGAAGCCACATGTTATCTGCAGCTGAACGGTTACCGGTGTCAGTTAACTAGTAGAAATGTTTAAGTCTCTAAAGAGAGAACTGCCATGTACAGTGAGAGTTTCTTCTGACCGATGGGTGTCACtgagccaacacacacagtaaccTTCTTAGAGCCATGTAGGTGGCCCATGCCTTGAGGGGGGCCCCTGTGTCACACCATGATATGGGCATATTGAGATTGGAGCACAAGCCAGAGGTATCCACATGACAAGCCATATAATCAGAGTACTTTACCAACATTATAGAAGTACTgaagaggaaacaaacaaacagttgaACAAATTGCAAATTTAAAATTACCTTTGGACGGAAGTTGACAATCCTGTTGAGCTTCACTATTATGCAGGGCTTTCCCTCCTTGAAACCAAAATCGGGATCCTCAAGGCCGGAGCAGGGTCCCAGCACCTGCCTGGAGAAACGACAGGCCTTCCTGATGCCCACGTCGCTCTCCAAGTCACCCCGGTTCTTGTAATCTGCAGGCTCGTCTGGAGTGGGCGGAGGCCATGGGTTACATCAGAATAATGTTCGACAGTCGTGCCTCTCTAATCTGGAAACTTCTCTAACACTCTTTTGTTATGTAATGATATGGTCTGCCTTAAGGACCGTCTCCAGTCAGGCTGGTAGATCAAGGCTCGACAATGGAGTCGTATAATAAATGACTTCTAGAATAACAAGCTTGTTGtataaaaagcattaaaataaattcagttttttGGAACTTGAGAAATGTTTTAGAATAGGAGAAGATATGAATCTCTGAGCCGTTAAAGAAGAGCAGTATTCTTGTGTCCTTCCTGTACTTGAGAAGAAGAGCACAGGACTCCTAGAACATCTGCAGTCAACTGAGGCTCACAGACTTGATACTGTGGCTTCATAAAGCCAGTCGTAGCTGGCGGGAATTGGGAATGAACTTACTTCCACAGTCCTCGAACTTCATCTGGTCCTTTTGAAGGTCCTCGTTGTACTTAGCCATAAAGTCCTTCAAGGCCTTGGTGTAAGGCAGGTAGGTCTCCACGTCATTGAGGTTAAAGGACACTTCAGATTTGTCTGATCGGGGGGTGTGACTAAGGCCTGCAAGGACAACAGTGACGCTACATTATTCATTACTTAAGTGCACATTTTATGCGTCTTGAGCCTTTGGCCGTGATACAGGACGTTAAATCTCGACATATCCAGTCAGAAGAACCCTGATCAAAGAGAACATGAAAAAATAGTCGCACTTCAAACCCTTCTTTCTCTAAGAGGTTCATATGATGTAATGGATATTCCTGCCATGTCTCTGCTTTCAGGATACTGATAGGATACTGTTTCCAGAACTGCAGTGGCTCTGGTCTCGACTCAAATGACAGATGGAGGCCATGTGACTCTGTGCTTTAGCTCAGTGTTGCCACACATCAAGGAGTTCATTTTACTCTATCTGCATTGACTTACCGTTAGCCTTACAGCTGGGTGGACCTGAAGGAGCTGACCAGAGATCAGGTCATCGACAGTAAGAGCCTGGTGACACATCGGCGTTCACAGGCGCTCAATGCTGCAGTAGCTGACTGCCTACCTCCTTGTGCTCTCGAACTGTGGGCTATAGTGTGCACATGCTCAGTCTGGCCTTTTAAATCCCATGTGACCTCCCCCTCCATGGAAACCAGTCTGTGGGGTGTACACAGACTCACTGAGGGCATACACGAAGTTAATTTCCAAAACAATATTCCCTTGTTTCCTGAGGTAGATGAGCACATGAACCAACCGACATGTTGACCTGCATACAGATTCAGATGCCCTCCTCCCAACGTCACATCTTGGAATCTTTAAACAATTAATATTTGAGCACCTTTTCCAGAGACAGTTTATACCATTGCAAAAATAGAAAGGCCACAGTACTTTCATTAGTGGCCAGAGGCCCCCAATGAGTTAGAGATACTGGGAGCAGTGTAATTTAATCATGGgccatcttgtttttatttgtgaccTTGGATCTGGCCATTAGCTTTTGATGACTTCTCCAACATTCCATTTGAATGCTCTAATCACTGCGAGAGAAACTCCACCCTCCAACACTGGAGTGAACTGGAAGCTGTCATCAGATGGGACATCTGTCACCTTGTCTTGTTAAGAAGTCTACGCGTGCGTTCACAAGGCTGTCTCTTCACAGAGAAGGATCCCTCTGAAGCACCAGCACGTTAGAGATCAAACCAACTCAGGGGCTTAGCTGCTGTGTTATGGGACATATTGGCCCCAGATCCTCCTGATACAGACACCATGAGCCTTTTTGAATATTTTATAGACTTAGACTGTGTGTGCAAACATcctcacaaacaggaagtggctgaTTCTTCTTACCAGGGGGTGCGACCCGGTCCTGCCAGGTGGGCTTGTAGTTGCTCAAGGTGAGCAGCAAAGCTTGGATGGTTCCGACGAAGATTCCAGCCAGGCAGCCATAGAAAATGACGTAGAAGCCTATAATTTTGACTgttgaggaaaaaagaaagtgagtTCAGAGCAAGAAGGTGAAGCAGCAGCGTGTTCCCCTAACTCAGAGCATTAGAACCAAGGGAACGATGTATGGGGGGGATTTGCTAAGAGCTGAATATTAATCTTTTGTCTCTATGTCTATGTCACAGCTGGGACAACACAGGGCTCATCAGAGTCATACCTTTCCTCCATGGAGATCCCACAATGGGCTGAGTGTATTCATGCAAACACAGGTCACAGAGGTCAACTACAGCAAGGCGATCCTGGGTCTTGTAATTGATTGGCTTGAGCGCCCCGAGAGGTTCACTCGTTCAGCATGCTATACAAGTGAGCAGTGCGAAGGACCAAAGCAGGATTCTATTGGGAGACGTCCTGTTCTATGTGCTTCTACTTGGACAGAAGACATGTAGACGCAGATCCTAAATAATACATTGAGACTATTGTAAGCTAAACGCCACCCCTAGCATGAAAGTTGCTACCTGCTCCGCAGTCCTGTGGGGATGACCTCCATAGGGAAGATGGGTGCAGCTGCAAGGTCACAACAATGCAGGAACTGAGAAAAGCAACCTAACACACTCAAAGATGAAGCCGGAATGTGTGCTGGTACATACTTTTTTTACTCTGATGGGATGACCCAAAGGAGCTGAATGCTCAAGAGTTAGAATGACCCATTGTGTGCCATTTAATGGATAGCCTTGATGTTTAAATAACTCAATAAGCTCAAGTTTAGAACTATAAAGCACTGTCTGCCTCCGGACACGAATCCGCGTTATATGCGTGCCAACGCAGCTTGCTTCTCCACCGTGGAAGAACAAAGGCAGCATTCTCCAGCAAACAATCCAGCATTAGGACATCAGTTGTGCATACGGTCAAAGATTGTTCTGAGCCGTGCTCATT
Encoded proteins:
- the atp1b1b gene encoding sodium/potassium-transporting ATPase subunit beta-1b, whose translation is MSSTKDDGGWKRFVWDSDKGELLGRTGGSWFKIIGFYVIFYGCLAGIFVGTIQALLLTLSNYKPTWQDRVAPPGLSHTPRSDKSEVSFNLNDVETYLPYTKALKDFMAKYNEDLQKDQMKFEDCGNEPADYKNRGDLESDVGIRKACRFSRQVLGPCSGLEDPDFGFKEGKPCIIVKLNRIVNFRPKPPTSNESIPEEAQPKVQPFVVPIYCTNKREEDAGKIGEIKYHGIGDGFPLQYYPYYGKLLHPHYLQPLLALQFTNLTLNTELRIECKVFGDNIGYSEKDRYQGRFEIKLSINNL